From Plasmodium brasilianum strain Bolivian I chromosome 5, whole genome shotgun sequence, the proteins below share one genomic window:
- a CDS encoding hypothetical protein (conserved Plasmodium protein), which translates to MIDTILKMLLGKYFESSDNNFITMNMNAGIEIRNIIIKNDEINNFLKSKNIDIEIVYLKIERINITYITLSGILTLKLQGVDLRVKPYIQRNASKGIKHKLINFLKSDEQAQNLDKKKLCSPREIKGLDYTRTKLEDDVLCCCCEHYKEIENCICCYNSYNKIKTYICKDCSILKNENNETDLLFLQKHGLLKRRLSNFSNHIYNRKMMRNVFNANMTNVQTDARKYFHRKNVSYPYVNNYGNVNYYDNVYKLNSNEIRGNYWKRIENDTSNCSVKNLKKNAKNYYSPPIRSVSHKYKTYDNSTLSKKGNIRNYRNDDIAQSGNDHSDIDKQSCVNLNDSIKTYSSKRNVYENHRRSDHYFCNTNMNSKTNMNGKTNMNSKTNMNSKTNMNSKTNMNSKTNMNSYTNRNSYTNRNSNTNRNSNVYTYVPCMYDYKQGMCENELDKSKSLNSTSDYLKIHHLCNNSFDILQRGLKLKRIDAENFRLFNTDEFNGNNKKDIHKLNNNVKIDKENMFTYGNYNNHARASNKYHGISNNCNKLLYSYDTIHNRNYRKIKIDSIFHLK; encoded by the exons atgattGACACAATCCTTAAGATGCTTCTTGGGAAATACTTTGaat CTagtgataataattttataaccATGAATATGAACGCAGGAATTGaaattagaaatataataataaaaaacgatgaaattaataactttttaaaa AGTAAAAACATAGATATAGAAATagtttatttgaaaatagaAAGAATTAATATAACGTATATAACGCTATCAGGCATTCTAact ctCAAGTTGCAGGGTGTAGATTTAAGAGTTAAGCCATATATTCAAAGAAATGCTTCTAAAGGAATTAAACATAAGTTgataaactttttaaaaagcgATGAACAAG CGCAAAACTTAGACAAGAAAAAATTGTGTTCTCCCAGAGaaataaag GGTTTGGATTACACAAGGACAAAACTAGAAGATGACGTATTATGCTGTTGTTGTGAACATTACAAAGAAATTGAAAATTGTATATGTTGTTACAATAGctataacaaaattaagaCATACATATGCAAGGATTGTtctattttgaaaaatgaaaacaatgaAACGGATTTATTGTTTCTTCAAAAACATGGGCTCTTAAAAAGAAGATTATCAAACTTTTCAAATCACATATACAACAGGAAAATGATGAGGAATGTGTTCAATGCCAATATGACTAACGTGCAAACTGATGCGAGAAAATATTTCCatagaaaaaatgtaagCTATCCATATGTGAATAACTACGgaaatgtaaattattacGACAATGTTTACAAATTAAATAGTAATGAAATTAGAGGAAATTATTGGAAAAGAATCGAAAATGATACAAGTAACTGTTctgttaaaaatttaaaaaaaaatgcaaaaaattattattcccCTCCGATAAGAAGTGTAAgccataaatataaaacatatgatAATAGTACACTaagtaaaaaaggaaacataAGGAATTATCGTAATGATGATATTGCACAGAGCGGAAACGATCACTCTGATATAGACAAACAGAGTTGtgttaatttaaatgatTCAATCAAAACATATAGTAGTAAAAGGAATGTTTATGAAAATCATAGGCGCAGTgatcattatttttgtaatactAATATGAATAGTAAAACTAATATGAATGGTAAAACTAATATGAATAGTAAAACTAATATGAATAGTAAAACTAATATGAATAGTAAAACTAATATGAATAGTAAAACTAATATGAATAGTTATACTAACAGAAATAGTTATACTAACAGAAATAGTAATACTAACAGAAATAGTAATGTGTACACTTATGTACCGTGCATGTATGACTATAAGCAGGGGATGTGTGAAAATGAGTTAGACAAAAGTAAGAGCTTAAATTCTACGAGTGACTATCTGAAGATACATCATCTATGTAATAACAGTTTTGATATACTACAAAGAGGCTTGAAGTTAAAAAGAATTGATGCAGAAAATTTTCGCTTATTTAACACAGATGAATTTAATGGgaacaataaaaaagacatccataaattaaataataatgtaaaaatagaCAAGGAAAACATGTTTACTTATGGGAATTACAACAACCATGCAAGGGCAAGTAATAAATACCATGGCATAAGCAATAACTGCAATAAGCTGTTATATAGTTACGACACTATACATAATAGGaattacagaaaaataaaaatcgacagtatttttcatttaaaatga
- a CDS encoding cdc2-related protein kinase 1 codes for MIKTKDTTLYKCKNYPLLVTKANKYKYGGYTSRRRNRSSSSDSGSNNYRGSEEQGTFFMLEILTTQIGEKKMITDSKKRGERDDNDINDDDDNSNASIRSNGRHGNKRDFYYKRDRITNRHSTQVEMKKSSEKYYNETKKNREKRKFENFPEMYDRTMYCKRRREKKESHEKSRYDYYNKRKNEKIYFSCTDYYTRIYDSNKKSSYNIRSDHILHTYMDKKSTDYKNNDGLEKCTYDEEHFSKRQKRKIEYKGAVYDKGAAYDKGAAYDKGEAYDKGAAYDKGEAYDKGAAYDKGAAYDKGAAYDEYNVPFEKHTKGNIKKKDEKCKANRNRKNYGGKKDTQRGGSQGGSICQGSAARHNADLQDVVRKNADQQNADQQNADQQNANQQNADQQNTDQQNTDQQNADQQNTNQQEEARKTTSSLNTPSGRPQQESRSSNRLKKQEYAKTKQGDKEFVNNAQVRKTPCINKNDDSAVEFIRSGNEDKCTENSSSEEDTTEECDDPNEYISDIEQNKIDCILNGCRSITNYKRLNKISEGTYGTVFRAQNKKTKKIVALKQLKNFSSIRNEGFAITSLREINILLQLEHENILSIKEVVIGKHLNDIYLVMEYIEHELKMLLDNKLPSFTISELKCLLKQLLSGVDYLHTNWIMHRDLKTTNLLYSNKGILKICDFGMARKFGHVASHNLTKNVVTLWYRAPELLLGEKYYTNKIDIWSVGCIFAEMILKKPLFIGDNEIDQILKILNLLGLPDKETYPEFYEYSFISKNKDLFKKKKIKMNVNNIRSHFPNVANQFSGLYLSDSGLDLLQQLLHFNPKYRISASDALKHPYFREFPKPLEIGDMPIIPDSNKVIRSSKLTNHFNLIGQNNIQFHS; via the exons ATGATTAAGACAAAA GATACTactttatataaatgcaaaaaCTACCCTCTTTTAGTGACAAAAGCAAATAAGTACAAATATGGAG GGTATACTAGTAGAAGAAGAAATAGAAGTAGCAGTAGTGATAGTGGTAGTAACAACTACCGCGGTAGTGAAGAACAGGGTACATTTTTCATGTTGGAAATATTGACAACTCAAATAGgggaaaaaaagatgataacagattcaaaaaaaaggggagAGCGTGATGATAACGATATCAATGACGATGATGATAACAGTAATGCTAGTATCCGTAGCAATGGTAGGCATGGTAACAAAAGAGACTTCTATTATAAAAGGGATCGGATAACGAACAGACATTCCACCCAAgtagaaatgaaaaaatcatctgaaaaatattataacgaAACGAAGAAAAATcgtgaaaaaagaaaatttgaaaattttccaGAAATGTATGATAGAACAATGTACTGTAAAAGGAggagggaaaaaaaggagtCACATGAAAAATCACGttatgattattataataaacgaaaaaacgaaaaaatttatttttcatgtaCTGACTATTACACAAGGATATATGATAGTAACAAAAAGTCGTCGTACAACATACGAAGTGATCATATTCTTCATACCTATATGGATAAGAAGTCTACagattacaaaaataatgatgGATTAGAGAAATGTACATATGATGAGGAACATTTTAGCAAAAGacagaaaaggaaaatagaGTATAAGGGTGCAGTATATGATAAGGGTGCAGCATATGATAAGGGTGCAGCATATGATAAGGGTGAAGCATATGATAAGGGTGCAGCATATGATAAGGGTGAAGCATATGATAAGGGTGCAGCATATGATAAGGGTGCAGCATATGATAAGGGTGCAGCATATGATGAGTATAACGTACCATTTGAGAAGCACACAAAAGggaatatcaaaaaaaaggatgaaaaGTGCAAAGCGAACAGAAATAGGAAGAATTATGGGGGGAAAAAAGACACACAAAGGGGAGGATCACAAGGAGGAAGCATATGTCAAGGAAGTGCAGCTCGGCATAATGCAGATCTGCAAGATGTGGTTCGGAAAAATGCGGATCAACAAAACGCGGATCAGCAAAACGCGGATCAGCAAAACGCGAATCAGCAAAACGCGGATCAGCAAAACACGGATCAGCAAAACACAGATCAGCAGAACGCGGATCAGCAAAACACGAATCAACAAGAGGAGGCTCGGAAAACTACGTCTTCACTAAATACCCCTTCAGGGAGACCCCAGCAAGAAAGCAGATCATCCAACCGATTGAAGAAACAAGAGTATGCAAAAACTAAACAAGGTGACAAGGAATTTGTAAATAATGCGCAGGTTAGGAAAACACCttgcataaataaaaacgatGATAGTGCAGTTGAATTTATACGTTCAGGAAATGAAGATAAATGCACAGAAAATAGCAGCAGTGAAGAAGATACTACAGAAGAGTGCGATGATCCCAATGAATACATAAGCGACAtagagcaaaataaaattgattgTATATTAAATGGATGTCGAAGTATAACGAATTATAAAAggttaaataaaataagtgaaGGAACATATGGAACAGTATTCAGGgctcaaaataaaaaaacgaaaaaaattgTAGCTCTAAAacagttaaaaaatttttcaagtATACGTAATGAAGGATTTGCAATAACATCATTGAgggaaataaatatattattacaacttgaacatgaaaatattttatctatCAAAGAAGTTGTTATTGGAAAAcatttaaatgatatatatttagttatGGAATATATTGAAcatgaattaaaaatgttactTGATAATAAATTACCAAGTTTTACCATATCCGAACTGAAATGTTTACTAAAACAATTATTAAGTGGAGTTGATTATTTACACACAAATTGGATTATGCACAGAGATTTAAAAACAacaaatttgttatataGCAATAAaggaattttaaaaatttgtgaTTTTGGTATGGCAAGAAAATTTGGTCATGTAGCTAGCCATAATCTTACAAAAAATGTTGTAACGTTATGGTATAGGGCACCTGAATTATTATTAggtgaaaaatattatacgaATAAAATTGATATATGGAGTGTTGGATGTATTTTTGCTgaaatgatattaaaaaaaccATTATTTATAGGTGATAATGAAATTGatcaaatattaaaaatattaaatttattaggATTACCAGATAAAGAAACATATCCtgaattttatgaatattcttttatttcgaaaaataaagatctttttaaaaaaaaaaaaataaaaatgaatgtaaataatatacgtTCCCACTTTCCAAATGTAGCTAACCAATTTTCtggtttatatttatcagaCAGTGGACTTGATTTATTACAACAGCTGTTACATTTTAATCCAAAATATAGAATATCAGCGTCCGACGCTTTAAAACATCCATATTTTAGGGAGTTTCCAAAACCACTGGAAATAGGGGATATGCCGATTATACCTGACTCGAACAAGGTCATCCGATCGAGCAAGTTGACTAaccattttaatttaatcGGCCAAAATAACATTCAGTTTCActcgtaa
- a CDS encoding hypothetical protein (conserved Plasmodium protein), with amino-acid sequence MKAPSFKPIYDVIRIKKKERSPDLDTELYKEFINVRKKVHTELENKNVKIIIYEHIDYEGKENLNSSGNSNNSSYSGDESKASKKNESKGENKTDKREMRKNEDDKGRKEKIEEKQKDKKAKDINKEKDKEKINEGDNGRGMGQYKSKGGITNKLHLKEDTTEYNRNDDIHKIIEKKEVNIINYSDVNINENLEKKKNKLNYHNDMISEKKSKKIIGTVKILYNFYVNLFNKIKEDVENIKNNTTNNNVDLFKDMNLYTNYISMFDIINICEDLKIIKTFLNSKKECELIWILTVNYFDKINENIFERYKYKIDVTYKDNKTEQGDVGNLDEGKNKRMEFQDEKEHEQGEEKRQGDQNLVKKESHSYTQQAARKQDEEAKKKKTKKNGNVNGNENRNENGNEKEKGENIDGENTLKKEFNLNEKLSKKKATRNRKSSNSSNSSDNNLDKPTRKKHYIYTLEENQNIKEYIYEKCYEKKNAIMFRKVNFFIFVYILIYIIKTSTRKIKAISDDIKKVRSFFFFLNLYEKKKTIETLKNIYKDKYLNFYQNFKGSSDIEEHRKRKIFRHKFSFYNINKILNNKDDLVRLKNTGNKKNDNSCFSYNSEVKNIYDEKNINQNETLTFEDTSIEQVPTKEHSEEVHNKRDDLCNYQVTNFIEMSDLANEFNIVNKSGDENKKEKVLLNQYIFDYIFKNYCYKKKYWGLREGTYIDFIIIKNENKKYKIDIYNHSKYNIHVDVNIDNDLPVQAIFKDKLFCISSKYTIYLQIDKTEIGEKLGFINVTMKYKNISKEDDVIRIPIYIFINQ; translated from the coding sequence atgaaagctCCTTCATTTAAACCAATATACGATGTTATAAGAATTAAGAAGAAGGAAAGAAGTCCAGATTTAGACacagaattatataaagaatttataaatgtaagaaaaaaagtacacaCAGAATTGGAGAACAAAAATGTGaagattattatttatgaacatatagattatgaaggaaaagaaaactTGAACAGTTCAggtaacagtaacaatagCAGTTACTCGGGCGATGAGAGTAAAgcaagtaaaaaaaatgaatcaaaaggtgaaaataaaacagatAAAAGAGAGATGaggaaaaatgaagatgATAAAGGAAGAAAGGAGAAAATTGAAGAGAAACAGAAGgataaaaaagcaaaagatataaataaagagaaaGACAAGGAAAAGATAAATGAAGGGGACAATGGACGAGGGATGGGACAGTATAAATCAAAGGGTGGCATAACAAATAAGTTACATTTAAAGGAAGACACAACAGAATATAACAGAAATGAtgatattcataaaattatagaaaagaaagaagtgaatattataaattactcagacgtaaatataaatgagaacttggaaaaaaaaaaaaataaattaaattatcataatgACATgatttcagaaaaaaaatcgAAAAAGATAATAGGAACGgttaaaatattgtataatttttatgtaaatttatttaataaaataaaagaagatgtcgaaaatattaaaaacaacACAACAAATAATAACGTTGATTTATTTAAAGATATGAACTTATATACGaattatatatctatgtttgatatcataaatatttgtgaagatttaaaaattataaaaactttTCTTAATTCAAAAAAGGAGTGTGAACTGATATGGATCCTTACAGTTAATTATTTCGacaaaattaatgaaaacatttttgaaaggtataaatataaaattgatGTAACATACAAAGACAATAAAACGGAGCAGGGGGATGTCGGCAATTTAGACgaagggaaaaataaaagaatggAGTTTCAAGATGAAAAAGAGCATGAACAAGGGGAGGAAAAAAGGCAAGGTGATCAAAATTTGGTGAAAAAGGAAAGTCATTCATACACACAACAAGCGGCAAGAAAACAGGATGAAGaggcaaaaaagaaaaaaacaaaaaaaaatggcaaTGTAAATGGAAACGAAAATAGAAACGAAAATGGAAacgaaaaggaaaagggAGAAAATATTGATGGGGAAAATACACTGAAAAAGGAATTTAAtcttaatgaaaaattaagcaAGAAAAAGGCTACAAGAAACAGGAAAAGCAGCAATAGCAGCAATAGCAGCGACAACAATTTGGACAAACCCACTAGGAAGAAACATTACATTTACACATTAGAAGAAAACCAGAACATAAAGGAGtacatttatgaaaaatgttatgaaaagaaaaatgcaaTTATGTTTAGAAAagtgaatttttttatctttgtttatatactaatttatataataaaaacgagtacaagaaaaataaaagctaTTAGTGACGACATCAAAAAAGTCagaagttttttttttttcttaaatttatatgaaaaaaaaaaaacgatagaaactttgaaaaatatatacaaagatAAGTACTTAAActtttatcaaaattttaaaggaaGTAGTGATATAGAAGAGCAtcgaaaaaggaaaatatttcgCCACAAattctctttttataatattaataaaattttaaataataaagatgaCTTGGTCAGGCTAAAAAATACaggaaataagaaaaatgataattcatgcttttcatataatagtgaagtaaaaaatatatatgatgagaaaaatataaatcaaaatgaAACATTAACGTTTGAAGATACATCAATTGAACAAGTTCCTACGAAAGAGCATAGTGAAGAAGTGCACAACAAAAGAGACGACTTGTGTAACTATCAAGTTACTAATTTTATCGAAATGTCGGATCTAGCTAACGAATTTAATATTGTGAACAAATCAGgggatgaaaataaaaaggaaaaagttcTTTTaaatcaatatatatttgattatatttttaaaaattattgttataaaaagaaatattggGGATTAAGAGAAGGTACTTACAtagattttattataataaaaaatgaaaataaaaaatataaaatagacATATATAATCATAGTAAATACAACATACATGTTGATGTTAATATTGACAATGATTTACCTGTACAAGCAATATTTAAGgataaattattttgcaTTAGCTCAAAGTATACcatttatttacaaatagATAAAACAGAAATTGGAGAAAAATTAGGATTTATAAATGTCACGAtgaagtataaaaatataagtaaagaAGATGATGTTATAAGGAttcctatatatatttttattaatcagTGA